From a region of the Geothrix sp. 21YS21S-2 genome:
- a CDS encoding sigma-54-dependent Fis family transcriptional regulator: protein MKKLQALLNDLREELERETDDASEAHLAGGTLISSRRLVVAKDRLKPIVDGLLEHQRVLESVEQVRAEELERTRRISQFQAAELHAIIESLPDAVLVATKDAVVLCNSSALRMLGVESLEDLPEEARRGFPFPYRRAATGLPILPEDAPLARALKGETVAEELIHTDPRTGAERIHRSSAAPVVLEGDVLGAVAVDTDITAMVTARMDVEALNAKLDQRVRDRTRELTVAKEALERALAEVEALKERLEAENSYLHFEDDRRYNFGEMVGKSGSLKEVFHSIDAVAPQDTTVLLLGETGTGKSTLARAIHARSARRDHPMVVVNCTSLPGSLIESELFGREKGAFTGAHAQQIGRFELADKGTIFLDEIGDLPWELQAKLLQVLQEKEFCRLGSPQVIKVDVRIIAATNRDLREDLASGRFREDLYYRLSTFPVVIPPLRQRREDIPLLVESAIRKFSRETGKKIENISAATMSKLVNHSWPGNIRELENVIERAVIISQGSTLQVMDTFEALAQEPVAGEIPLKPLVEMERAHIIAALRQTHGRIDGKDGAALILGLNPSTLRGRMRKEGIQRFEWM from the coding sequence ATGAAGAAGCTCCAGGCCCTTCTGAACGACCTCCGGGAGGAACTCGAACGGGAGACGGACGATGCGTCCGAAGCCCACCTGGCTGGGGGTACCCTCATCTCCTCCCGGCGCCTGGTGGTCGCGAAGGATCGGTTGAAACCCATCGTGGACGGCCTCCTGGAGCACCAGCGCGTCCTGGAATCCGTGGAGCAGGTCCGCGCGGAGGAACTGGAGCGGACCCGGAGGATCTCCCAGTTCCAGGCCGCCGAACTCCACGCGATCATCGAGTCCCTGCCCGATGCGGTCCTGGTCGCGACGAAGGACGCCGTGGTCCTTTGCAATTCCTCGGCCCTGAGGATGCTGGGCGTCGAATCCCTGGAGGACCTCCCGGAGGAAGCCCGCCGGGGCTTCCCCTTCCCGTACCGCCGGGCCGCCACCGGGTTGCCCATCCTGCCGGAGGACGCTCCCCTCGCGCGAGCCCTGAAGGGCGAAACGGTCGCCGAGGAGCTGATCCATACCGACCCGCGGACGGGGGCGGAGCGGATCCATCGCAGCTCCGCGGCCCCGGTCGTCCTGGAGGGGGACGTCCTCGGCGCGGTCGCGGTGGACACCGACATCACGGCCATGGTGACGGCCCGGATGGACGTGGAGGCGCTGAACGCGAAGCTCGATCAGCGGGTGCGGGACCGCACCCGGGAACTGACCGTGGCCAAGGAGGCGCTGGAGCGGGCCCTGGCGGAGGTGGAAGCCCTGAAGGAGCGGCTGGAGGCTGAAAACAGCTACCTTCATTTCGAGGATGACCGGCGGTACAACTTCGGCGAAATGGTCGGCAAGAGCGGTTCGCTGAAGGAGGTCTTCCACAGCATCGACGCGGTCGCCCCCCAGGATACGACCGTGCTCCTGCTGGGTGAGACGGGGACGGGCAAGAGCACCCTCGCACGCGCCATCCACGCCCGGAGCGCGCGCAGGGACCACCCCATGGTCGTGGTGAACTGCACGTCGCTGCCGGGCTCCCTCATCGAGAGCGAGCTGTTCGGCCGCGAGAAAGGGGCCTTCACGGGGGCCCATGCCCAGCAGATCGGGCGCTTCGAATTGGCCGACAAGGGAACGATCTTCCTCGACGAGATCGGGGACCTGCCCTGGGAGCTGCAGGCCAAGCTCCTTCAGGTACTGCAGGAAAAGGAATTCTGCCGCCTTGGCAGCCCGCAGGTGATCAAGGTGGATGTCCGGATCATCGCCGCCACCAACCGCGATCTCCGGGAGGACCTGGCCAGCGGGCGCTTCCGGGAGGACCTCTACTACCGGCTGAGCACCTTCCCCGTGGTCATCCCCCCCCTGCGCCAGCGCAGGGAGGACATCCCGCTCCTGGTTGAGTCGGCCATCCGGAAGTTCAGCCGGGAAACGGGGAAGAAGATCGAGAACATCTCGGCCGCAACCATGAGCAAGCTGGTCAATCATTCCTGGCCCGGGAACATCCGGGAGCTGGAGAACGTCATCGAACGCGCGGTCATCATTTCGCAGGGCTCGACGCTGCAGGTCATGGACACGTTCGAGGCGCTGGCGCAGGAACCCGTCGCGGGCGAGATCCCTCTCAAACCTCTGGTCGAGATGGAGCGGGCCCACATCATCGCGGCCCTCCGCCAGACGCATGGAAGGATCGACGGCAAGGACGGCGCGGCGCTGATCCTGGGCCTGAATCCGAGCACGCTGCGGGGGCGGATGCGCAAGGAGGGCATCCAGCGCTTCGAATGGATGTGA
- a CDS encoding cytochrome b/b6 domain-containing protein: protein MSLLWDWPTRVLHWAMAGLFLGAFSIAVASSEHGRVFPVHAAVGLLLGLAILLRLVWGFVGSRPSRFASFPLRPSSLARYLKEALAGQDRPTDGHNPAAGYAALAMLLLPLALAATGIAMGLGGKWAEEVHAVLAYAMLSVVALHVLGLAWYTRRHREAIALSMVHGRRRLPQGEAIPSSRPFMGVAFLLVLAGGGTLIWNGLDTRRRTLLLPGMSTPISVGENEKGRQGLEHQGDDD, encoded by the coding sequence TTGAGCCTGCTCTGGGACTGGCCGACCCGGGTCCTCCACTGGGCCATGGCCGGCCTTTTCCTGGGCGCATTCTCCATCGCCGTGGCGAGTTCGGAACATGGCAGGGTCTTCCCGGTCCACGCCGCCGTGGGGCTGCTCCTCGGGCTCGCCATCCTGTTGCGGCTCGTGTGGGGGTTCGTGGGTTCCAGGCCGTCCCGGTTCGCTTCGTTCCCGCTCCGGCCCTCCAGCCTCGCGCGCTATCTGAAGGAAGCCCTGGCGGGCCAGGACCGGCCGACGGATGGCCACAACCCCGCCGCCGGGTATGCGGCCCTTGCCATGCTGCTGCTGCCCCTGGCCCTCGCAGCCACCGGCATCGCCATGGGCCTCGGCGGGAAATGGGCCGAGGAGGTCCATGCCGTCCTGGCCTACGCCATGCTTTCGGTGGTCGCCCTCCACGTCCTTGGCCTGGCCTGGTACACCCGCCGCCATCGTGAAGCCATCGCCTTGAGCATGGTCCATGGCCGGCGCCGTTTGCCCCAGGGCGAGGCCATCCCTTCCTCCCGTCCCTTCATGGGCGTCGCCTTCCTCCTTGTCCTCGCCGGCGGGGGGACCCTTATCTGGAATGGGCTGGACACCCGCAGACGGACCCTTCTCCTCCCAGGCATGTCGACGCCCATTTCGGTGGGGGAGAACGAGAAGGGCCGGCAGGGCCTGGAACATCAGGGAGATGACGACTGA
- a CDS encoding helix-turn-helix transcriptional regulator has protein sequence MPNIASALKEEIARVARKEIRKETEGLKKASAQFRAEISSLKRRIVDLEKAAARLSRTAGIEKRTKADPDQAPRVRFSAKGLASLRQRFGLTAADMGALLGVSAQTIYNWEAEKSTPRQKQLEAYAAVRGLGKKQVAARLAAMAG, from the coding sequence ATGCCAAACATTGCTTCTGCCCTGAAAGAAGAAATCGCCAGGGTCGCCAGGAAGGAAATCCGCAAGGAAACCGAGGGTCTCAAGAAGGCCTCCGCCCAGTTTCGAGCTGAAATCTCCAGCTTGAAACGAAGGATTGTTGATCTTGAGAAAGCGGCAGCTCGGCTCAGCAGGACCGCCGGCATTGAAAAAAGGACCAAGGCGGATCCGGACCAGGCGCCTCGCGTGCGGTTCAGCGCCAAGGGACTGGCCTCCCTCCGGCAGCGTTTCGGCCTTACCGCCGCCGACATGGGAGCGCTCCTGGGAGTCTCCGCGCAGACCATCTACAACTGGGAAGCGGAGAAGTCCACCCCTCGCCAAAAGCAGCTGGAAGCCTATGCCGCCGTGCGGGGCCTGGGCAAGAAGCAGGTCGCGGCCCGGCTCGCGGCCATGGCAGGGTAG
- a CDS encoding transcriptional regulator, which translates to MPEMPPSLVGLDKALHEPARLSIVGCLWMLEEADCTFLAQQVGLTVGNLSFHLARLEDAGLVRIEKRFQGKVPRTTAALTSEGRSLFRTYRRSLQAFLAALPDES; encoded by the coding sequence ATGCCTGAGATGCCGCCTTCCCTGGTCGGCCTGGACAAGGCCCTGCACGAGCCCGCGAGGCTTTCCATCGTGGGTTGCCTGTGGATGCTGGAGGAGGCGGACTGCACCTTTCTTGCCCAGCAGGTGGGCCTCACCGTGGGCAACCTCTCCTTCCACCTGGCCAGGCTGGAGGATGCGGGTCTCGTGCGCATCGAGAAGCGGTTCCAGGGCAAGGTCCCCCGCACGACCGCGGCCCTCACCTCCGAAGGCCGCAGCCTGTTCCGCACCTACCGCAGATCGCTGCAGGCCTTCCTCGCCGCGCTTCCGGACGAATCGTGA
- a CDS encoding sigma-54-dependent Fis family transcriptional regulator, whose protein sequence is MLRRRSEKAGLDLPRPDDLDHAMARLVPDPVQLALGLFAMSPAMAGILDVARRVARVDSTLLITGETGSGKEQVARFIHEKSPRAAGPFVAFNCGAISEGLFESELFGHARGAFSGAIQDRPGLFEAADHGTILLDEIGEISLAMQVKLLRAIQEREIRRMGETRTRPIDVRIMAATNRNLAGEVEKGGFRQDLFYRLKVVELAVPALRERREDLLPLALFLLAGRALAMGRKIKGIEPLAARGLVRYPWPGNVRELANAMERSIALGVTDRVEYEDLPEEIRSAADAGRSQEGPPPEAVRPLSESMKDCILAALAYHGGNQVRTAEQLQIGTATLYRKLKSYGSIVNERAARTPPLAASDLPSAS, encoded by the coding sequence GTGCTTCGCCGGCGATCGGAGAAGGCCGGCCTGGACCTGCCGCGCCCGGATGATCTCGACCATGCCATGGCCCGCCTGGTGCCCGATCCGGTCCAGCTGGCCCTTGGTCTCTTCGCCATGAGCCCCGCGATGGCCGGCATCCTGGACGTCGCCCGGCGCGTGGCCAGAGTGGATTCCACCCTCCTGATCACGGGGGAGACCGGCTCCGGAAAGGAGCAGGTGGCACGATTCATCCACGAGAAGTCGCCGCGGGCGGCGGGACCCTTCGTGGCGTTCAATTGCGGCGCCATCAGCGAAGGCCTGTTCGAGAGCGAGCTGTTCGGCCATGCGCGGGGCGCCTTCTCCGGGGCCATCCAGGACCGGCCGGGGCTTTTCGAGGCGGCCGACCATGGAACGATCCTCCTGGACGAGATCGGCGAGATCTCCCTGGCCATGCAGGTCAAGCTCCTGCGGGCGATCCAGGAGCGGGAGATCCGCAGGATGGGCGAAACCCGGACGCGCCCCATCGACGTCAGGATCATGGCGGCCACCAACCGCAATCTGGCGGGCGAGGTCGAGAAGGGCGGCTTCCGGCAGGACCTGTTCTATCGCCTGAAGGTGGTGGAGCTGGCCGTCCCGGCCCTCCGGGAGCGCCGGGAGGACCTCCTTCCCCTGGCCCTGTTCCTCCTCGCGGGCAGGGCGCTGGCCATGGGCCGGAAGATCAAGGGGATCGAACCCCTGGCGGCCCGTGGACTCGTGCGGTACCCCTGGCCGGGCAATGTCAGGGAACTGGCCAACGCGATGGAACGCTCCATCGCCCTGGGCGTCACGGACCGGGTGGAATACGAGGATCTCCCCGAAGAGATCCGCTCGGCGGCCGATGCCGGCCGTTCCCAGGAAGGCCCGCCGCCCGAGGCCGTGAGGCCCCTTTCCGAATCCATGAAGGACTGCATCCTCGCGGCCCTGGCCTACCATGGAGGCAATCAGGTGCGCACGGCCGAACAGCTCCAGATCGGAACCGCGACCCTGTACCGGAAGCTCAAGAGCTACGGAAGCATCGTCAATGAGCGCGCGGCCAGGACGCCTCCCCTGGCCGCCTCCGACCTCCCTTCCGCCTCCTGA